The following nucleotide sequence is from Staphylococcus chromogenes.
TTGCCGCATGGATACGTAAAAAGACATCTTGGAAACGCACCAATCCTATAGCACTAATCAGTGCAATGATACTTCCTGCAAAAACAAGAAAAGCGGCGAAGAGTTTAATGATTTCGTTTGTTGTTTCCATTAAACACGTTCCCCCCTTCCATGAAACGTGAAATTGTGACGGAACTCAAGAACGAAATAATCGCGATTAAAACAACCGAATCTAAGAATGAAAATGTTTTAAAGAGTAGACTCAAAACACCTACTGTGGACATTAAAATGGCACTCATCGCATCGAACGCGACGACACGATCGGCAGTTGTAGGCCCTTTAATGAGACGAAATAATACAATGACTAAAGAAATGGCGAAAATAATAAGCGCCCCTGATAATAAATATTCTGTAATGGTCGATATCATTTCGTCACCTCCACAATCAGTTCTTCATATTTTTTAATATTTTTTAGCAATTGTTTCTTCTCTTTTGCCGCAGTATCTATCGCATGGATTAAGAAAACGTTAGGGTCACGGTTGACTCTAATAATCGTGGAACCTGGCGTGATAATAATCAAAATTGTGAGGAAAGTAATTTCCCAATCTGTGTCTAATTGTGTTTCATACCAGACGAGTCCAGGGTCCATTTTATCTGTTTTGAAAAGTACATAATTAATAATTGAGAAAGTTGAAGTAAAAAGTTGATATAAGTACGTCATTAAAAATTTAAAGGACACCCATATCTTTTTCGGATAAAACTCTTGGTCAAAAAATTTATGTACTAAATAAATAATAACTAATCCAATAATGTACCCGACAGTAAAAGTTGGAAATCTAAAGGAATCCTCATCTTGAAAGAGCACCCATAATATAGCAATCATAAAATTCAATGCAATTTGTCTCATGAATGGTCACCTCGCAATTCTGGATTAACCATTTCAATATATTGGTCGACATTCATATTCATCGCTGTCGCTTGCTCAGTCGCTTTCATAATGACAGGTGCCGCTAACCCTATTAACAGAACAACCCCCGTCATAATCATAATAATCCGCTTACGCACAGGGCGAATAGGATGGTACGTTAACTCAGCCCCTTTTTCTTCGTTACCAGCATACATATAGAAGAAAACTCTAAATAAGCTATACATGCCGATAAGACTCGTGACAATCATTAACGTCAAACCAATAAAATGTTGATGTTCTATTGCGCCAATAAAGATAAATAATTTCCCGGGAAATCCACTGAAAGGCGGAACTCCTCCGATGGCGAGTGTAACTACGATGAACGCCACCCCTAACCACGGCTCTTTTCGTGCTAATCCTTTCAAATGGCGATATTGACGATATCCTGTTGTATAGACAATGATACCAATAACAAAAAATAGTAATGCTTTCACGACAATATCATTCATTAAATAAAATATAGCTCCATTAATGCCATTAAAGGTATGTGTTCCTAATCCGAAAATAACAAAACCGATTGATAAAATAACTTGATAAGCGGCGATTTTCTTTATATCTTTATACGCCACTGTTCCTACCGCACCAATAATCATCGTCATACACGCTAAAACGACAAATAATGGTTCTGTGACAGCCCCACTTTGGTTGAAAATAAGCGTATAGAAACGAATGAGTGCATAGGCCCCTACTTTTGTCATTAACGAGGCAAATAATGCTGCGAGTTCCGTATTTAAAACGGCATAGGCTTTTGGCAACCACATAAATAGCACTAACGCCGCTTTAGAACCGAACGCTACGATAAATGACATAGAGACTAAATGAATCGCTGTCGGATCATCCAGTTCACGAATTCTCATCGCAATATGTGTGTAATTTAAAGTGCCTAACTGACGGTACAACAAACCAATTCCAATCAGAAGTATCCATGAACCAATCACATTCAGTACAACATAGATGATACTTGCCCGTAATTGTTCAACGGATTGCCCTAATGTTACGAGCACAAACGAAGCAAGTAGCATGATTTCAAACATGACATAGAGATTAAATAAATCAGCTGTTAAAAATGAACCTACAACGCCCACCGTTAAAAATAAAACAAAGGACGGTAAGTAATAGCGACTGGCACGTTTTTCCCCACGACCAAAACCAAACCCAATAATCATAAAAACGACAAAATGGGTCGTGGTCACTAGTAATAAACTTAATGCATCACCTACGTATTGAATCCCAAATGGTGCTCTCCATCCTGAAAAATCTAATTTGAGCGGCTCATTGTTCACAACGTAAATCAACATCACCAATGAAGAGACAAAAGACACAAATACGATTATTAAAGAAAGCATACGTGATAATCTGACTTGTTTATTTAAAATGACCAGCAACAACGCCCCAATCAGTGGCAACAAAAATGGAATTGCTAAAAAATTGTCATTCATCTTCTTCACCACCTGTTAAAACGTTAATCTCATCTTCTTTCGTCACTTTAAATGTACGGTAAACAAGCACAAGTAAAAATGCCGTAATCGCAAAACCAATCACGATGGCCGTCAAAACAATCGCTTGAAGTAGTGGATCAACAAAATTTTCATGTCCTGTGACGATTAAAGGTTCGGTTTTATCCGATGTATACTCTCCCATGCTCATAATAATGAGGTTTCCCGCATGGGTATAAATTGCGATGCCGATTACAATTCGTATTAAATTTTTAGAAAGAATCATATACGTTGCGATAAACACTAAAAATCCTATCGTTAGGAGTAAGATAATATTCATGATCTCCCTCCACTCAATGAAAGAATTGTCGTCACCACTACACCTACAACGCTTAATGTAATCCCTGCTTCGAATAATGTAATTGTAGATAAATGCACTTCTCCAAAATAAGGAAATTTAAAATATGCATCTGCTTGGTAGAGGATATTTTTGCCGAAAAACAAAGGCGCCAAGGCTGTGCCTAATGAGACAAACGCCCCTACTATCATTAACTTTCTAAAATCAATAGGTAACGCTTCAAGCACTTGTTTCACGTTAAATGCTAAAAACATTAAGATAAATGCCGAACTTAAAATTAATCCTGCAATAAATCCTCCACCTGGATTGTTGTGACCGGCAAAGAATAAATAGAACCCGAAAGTCAAAATGATAAATACAACAATGCGTGTGACTGTTTTAAGGACTAAATCATTCTCTTTCATCTTGACCCCTCCGATCTCTAAAGTTAAGTAATGTATAAATACCTAATCCTGCAATAATTAACACTAATCCTTCCGCCATCGTATCTAACGCTCGGAAATCACCGAGTATCGCATTGACGACATTTTTCCCGCCTGATTTTTCATATGCATCGTGATAAAACACAGAAATCGTCTCTAATGCACTCGCTTGTTGAATCATAAACACAAAACCAACAACGAGAAACGCTGTTAAGAGAGAAACAACAATTTTCACCGATTCTTTTTTCATGTTGAAGCTTCCACGTGGAATATTTGGCAAGCGTGAAAAACTTACAATGAAGAGGACGGTTGTAATTGTTTCTGTCACTAATTGTGTCAATGCTAAATCGGGTGCACGCATTAATATGAAAAATAACGCAACGGCGTAACCAATACCTCCAGTTAATATAACCATCGTTAAACGTTGACGAATAAAAATAAGTGCAAAACCGATGACGATGACAGTGACTAATAAAAGCACATGAAAAATATGATAATCTGTCACGTCAATTTTATACATCTCAGGTATCCCTACGCGTATTAGTCCATAGACATTAATAATAAAATAAATCATCAATGTCACAATCAAGTATGAATTTAAACGATTATTCATAAGAGAACGTAAACCTATTCCTGAGTATTCCTCCATAGATTTATACGATCCGTGGAAAAGATTAACACTTGACCAACTCTTTTCTTTCACTTGTGTAAAACGTGTCCAATCCACGAATAACACACCTATAATACCGAGAACAATAACGGTCACACTCATCATAAGCGGAAGCGTAATACCGTGCCATTGAGATAAATGAGGCGCATAGGAGGCTAATTCATTTGAGGCTACGATATTTTCAAAAGCCCCTTTTAATATGGTATCTCCAACCACTTTAGGCATGATAAAAATAAGAGGTAAACAAATCGCCATCACGGCTGCCGGTGCTATAAATAGCTTTGGCTCATGAAGTGATTTATTGATTTTAAATTCTCCAAAAAACGTTTGTTTTATCATGTAACCCGAATAAATAAATGTAAAAATACTTGCGACAAAACCTATAAAGCTCACAATGACAGTCATGAGAACATTGAAGCCCTGAAGTTTATGCGCATTCACTAATCCTTCAAAAAACATCTCTTTACTTATAAACCCATTCAATAGAGGCACGCCTGCCATTGCTAATGACGCTAATATCATCACTGTCATCGTGATAGGTAACGCCTTTTTCAAACCACCTAATTTGCGAATATCTCGTGTACCTGTTTCATGGTCAATCAGTCCGACCCCCATAAACAAGGCTCCTTTAAATAAGGCATGATTAAGTAAGTGGAAGATAGCCGCAAATAAAATATAAGCATTCGCTTCAATGACAGCTGAATTTGTTGCAGTGGCAATACCGCCTCCAAGTCCTACCATTGACATAATCATGCCAAGTTGACTAATTGTGGAATAGGCAAGAATTCCTTTTAAGTCGTATTGACGAATAGCTGTGATTGAACCGTAAATCATTGTAATTAAACCAATCATCGTCACCATATAAATATAAAATTGGCTCTGACCTAAAATTGGCGTAAAGCGAAGCAATAGAAAAATACCTGCTTTTACCATCGTCGCTGAGTGTAAATAAGCACTCACAGGCGTAGGAGCTGCCATCGCTCGAGGTAACCAAAAATGAAATGGCCACTGTGCAGATTTTGTAAATGCCCCGAGTAAAAACATCAAAACAATCGGAATAAACAGCGGATGTGCCGCAATTTCATGACTTTGTGCAATCTGTTTGGTGATTGTATTCGTTCCCGTGACAACATAAAGCATGATAAAGCCCACAAGCATTGCCAAACCACCAAAAACGGTCACAACAAATGAGGTCATTGCCCCGCGTTGACTGTCAGTTTTATCGTACCAATAACTGATTAATAGAAAAGAGGAAACACTCGTGAGCTCCCAAAAAATGTACAAAATAATCGTGTTATTCGCTAACACAATCCCTAACATACTGAACATAAATAATACGAGGTAAATGTAAAAGCGTGGCAAATCATCGTATTTATGGGATAAATATTGTGTGGCATAAAAGAAGACCGCTACACCAATAATTGAAATGAGAAGGCTAAAGAACAAACTCAAGCCATCAAGTCTAAAATCAAAGTTAATATCGTATGTTGGCAACCACTTTAACGTGTAACTTAAATAATGATGATTTAAGACTTTTGGAATGTGATACAAAAAAACTACTGCTGACGCTACTGGCGCCATTAATGCGAGAAATCCTGGCCATTGTTTCGTATTGCCTTTCATCATAACAGCCAGAACGAGCATGATGATAATTAAAAATGACATTAATCCTAAAATAACCATCCTCTATCCTCCTTATAAACAAATTTTATAAATTTAATGCGATTGTCGTATTAATTTCCTTTTTCGTAATTCCTATAAATTTCATCGTTTCATAGGATGTTTGATGTCCTAAATATTTTTGAATAATGGAGATAGACACCCCAGAACGATACGTATGATAGGCAAATGTTTTTCGTAATGTTGTTAAACCAATATGTTCTATCCCTACCTTCGTTGCTGCCGCGTTTATTATGCGATAAGCTTGTTGTCGACTCAAACCATTTTTTGTTCGCTTTGATTGAAATAACAAACTTGTGTCCGTCAGTCTTCCCTCACGAATGTACCCTATCAATTCACCTCTTAGTTTTTCAGGAATAATGACTCGGATATCTTGTGAAGTTGACGTTACCCATACATGGACGACTTCATGTTGTGGATTTAATACATCCTCAACCTTTAAATTTAGTAATTCATTTAATTTGACACCTGTATGAATCGCAAACTTAAATAGTAAGTAATCTCTCATGGATTGGCTTTGTAAATACACATACATTTTATGTATATCTGTTTTATCTCGAATTGGATCTACAAAGTTCACATCTGCCACCTCATTTAATGTTTCTTATACAATGATATACTTTATTTTAGTAACATGAAAGAGTTATGTTCACATTTTTCAAAAAAATTTTTGGCCTTTTTGCGTTTTAAAAACGATATATATAGTGAAAGGAGGTCAGAAATCATGAACAACTTAAATCTTACACTCATTCTGACACAAACGACTTTATCTCCGGAAGGCAAAGCAACGAAATCCACGCGTCGATTCAATCAAATTAAATCGACAGCAACTGACCAAGAGTTACTTTCTTTTGCTAAAGCGATTGAAGCACTATCTGGAGAGCATTACGACAGTATCGAATCAGTGAAAACTGAACAAATTGGTTAAAAGGAGACTACATTATGAATACAAAAACATTAGAAATTACATTTGAAAATGCATTACAAAAACCTGTAAAACTTACCATCCCTAAATTAGCATCAACAATTACACGCGAATTAGTAGAAGTGCAAGCCGATAAAATTGTAAAATTAAATATTTTAATGTACAATGGCGTGCCTGTGACAAAAGTAAAATCTGCGCAATTGATAGATCGCACGGTCACAGTATTATTCTAAAATTAATCGCTGTATAGATTCATTTTCATTCTGTTTAAAGTCCTCAAAATGACCATTCAATTTTGAGGGCTTTTCTTATATTTTAAAGACGCTTATCCCTTTATCAATTTAGCATAGAATAGCCTGAATTCCCCCTTGAATCCTTAATAAAAAGCGTCTACGAGATTGCACGACCTAACGTGAGAAAGCCATCAAAATTTACACATAGATAAATTTTGATGGCTATTTTAAATTTAAATAGATAATAATGCAAAAAGACAGATGATGTAATAATTACTAGTAAGTAATGAACGCATATTCAACTCATTCTTAGTTGAAACTTCTGAGCAAAAACTGTAACAGAAAGTCTTAATAATCTAACTGAACTTGGCGTGCGCTTTTTACGTATACACTGCTTTATCTCTGCCCCCAACAAAGACATAAAAGTGTTTATGCCCCCTTTTACCGCACGATTTATGAGTCACTGTGGTATGAGCGAACTTTTTCACCATAAAATACTTTTGATGTTTCCATTTTCATACATAAGACATACTTCTCATAAACTTCACACACTTGTGCCAAAATCGTATGTGGCGATTTGACACTCAACACTTCTACATATTCGTCTTGTTGAAAGGTACAACATTCATCAACATTCACTAAGAAAAGCCCTTCATTGATGAGCCTAACAACTTCATGATTACACAAATGGATTCACCACACTCTCACTATTTCAAGATTATCATACTAAATTTATAAGACACTATGTTTCGTTTAAATTAAACTTATTCGAAAATTTACATTGTCTTTACATGATTGTAAAATGACTGAAAATTGATATGCCCATGGTCAAAAACAATGCGCTTACGTATAATCAAAGTATAGGAGGTCTTATGATATTACTATTACTTCTTTTAACGCTTTGTGCTGGTGCAGTTATTCCATTGCAAACTTCTATAAATGCACGGTTACACCATTTTACGCACAGTTCTTTTTATACATCTGCCATCTCTTTTTTAGTAGGAAGTCTCACGCTTGCCATCGTCATTCTTTGTTTTCAACCGCACTATTTTACACCACATACTTTAAGCACATTTCAGTTGGACTATCGATGGGTGATTGGAGGCTTAATGGGCGTCATTTTTCTAACGGGAAATCTACTTTTACTGCCGCGTATAGGGGCTTCCCTCACTGTAGTGACCACTTTGTCTGGTCAATTAATTATGAGCCTCCTCATTGATACGTTTGGCTGGTTTCATTTGCCGATGCGTCCGTTAACTATCGTTAAAATATTAGGCTTAATTTTACTGTTTACAGGCATCATTTTAATGAATTTGACTTCAAAGCAAGCCACAAACCAAATACACAATCGAATTTGGCTCATTGTCGGAGTTTTATTTGGAGCTGCTCCTCCCATTCAAACAGCAATCAATAGCAGTTTAGGACAACTTACACATTCGTCTCTATTTGCAGCGTTTGTTTCTTTTACGGTCGGGACAGCGACCTTATTTTTGCTTACCATAATATTCCATCGCAGATTTAAAATTTATAAACGCGACACAACTTCACGTCCTCTTCGTTGGTGGTATTTTACCGGAGGGATGTTGGGCGCTATATTTGTAACCACAAATATTATTGTCGCTCCTATCTTAGGGATTACTGTTTCTCTTATTATTGTCATGCTGGGACAAATAATCATGGGCTTATGTATCGATCACTTCGGATGGCTTAATGCACCCAAACAGGCAATACACCTTAAGCGTATTCTCGGCTTATTATGTGTTATTGTCGCGATATTCATCATTCAACTCAATTAATAATCCATGATTATCGCTTTACCGTTTTCATACCTGTTAGAATTAAAAGTCAGGACTCCTTAATTGACACCACAATCTTTAATTTATATTCTCCTATGGCAACACTATACCTCGCGTGAGGTTTGGTGTTGTCATATCCATTTGAAATGCAAACATTCTCCTCATAAACATAACTCTTAAAATCAGTTTAGGCTCTCCCTCTTAATTAATAACATATTTACAGTTAAATCAAGATTTTTTTCATTTTTTAAACCCTCAAATTAAATAGTTTTTGTGAGTTTGTTTATATTCACTCTAAGTCGCTTGCACCAAAATATTATTACATTATAATTTTTATCAAAATTATATTGAGGTGCATACATGAAAAAATCATTGCTTATCACTATTTTAACGGGTATTCTTCTCTTTAGTATGACTACAGGAGTTGTGATTCATTTATTTATCCAACCAAATCAATCGGATATCAAAACAATCCGTGCCACTTTAACACCTCCCCCTTATTTAATAGGGATTGTGCAATCTGACTATAACTATTTATTAAAATTCAATCCCACTTTGGGCTATATTCAAGATATTCACGTCAAAAATGGCGAACGCGTCGACATAGATACCCCTTTAGTGACCTATCACAATCCCGCAAAAATCCCCGAAATCAATGCATTAAACACGTTACTCAAACTTCCTCTTGATGCTGATCAAAGTTTTGAAACAAATAAAGAAATAATGAAACTCAAAGCAAATTTGTATCACACGATTCAATCACCTACTCAGGGAATCGTGCGTTTGCATGAATCTGTTCCAGAGCAAAATAAAGAAAAAATTTCAGAAATAACTTCTGAAGAACAACATATTCTCGTTAAAGTTCCGGAGAATTTATATACAAAATTTAAACAAGGAAACACTGTTAACCTACGGTCTCGTTTTAATGGAAAAGAGGCGAAAGGTACAGTTGTATCAAGACATTGGACCCCCATCTCTTCTTCAAAATCAAAGCATCAATCTTACTATTTCACCAAAATTAAAACGCCTAAAAACTATCCTATTGGGACTCATTTTGATATTCAATACTCTAACGCATTAATCGTTTTACCTAGTGATATATTAATAGATGAAAATTCAGTATTGATTTATAAGAAGGACAAATTGATTAAACGAATAATAAGTTATGATAAAATAAATGAGCAACTTATAATTAAAAATGGAATATTTGTTGGAGAGAAAGTCGTACGATTTCCCCATGATCAAAAAATTAAAATAGAGAATATAGAGAGATAGATGGGTTTTCTTTTTCTATTAAAATTATTTTAATGTAAAAGAAGACTTTCCGTAGAAGTTGAAATGACACGGCATATTGTTATAAAACTGCTTTTTTCCAACTTTCTACAAAAATTTTGTATCATAATCGAGTGCGGTTAAGCCTTCTTAGTTTACAATCTAATTCGAATTGGTTATAATTACAATCTAATTGCACTTAAATCAATTCACAAGTAATATTATTAATTACTTTTTATAAGAAGGTACAGATATTTCGTTTGAAATTAATAAGCGTCACTTTCTTAAATATGTTTTCCAAGACATGTTTTGAAAAATTATACGAGGGCAATGAAAACGGGAGGTTATGGAAATGGCTGTTACAAGAGTCAAAGATTGTTTCGAATTATTATCAATGGTTACGTATGCGGATAGATTAAAAAGCGTAATCAAAAAAGAATTCCAAATTAGTTTTGAGGAATTTGCTGTATTAACACATTTAAGCTATCGCATTGAAGATGAATATTACCTTAAAGATATTATTAACAACTTAAACTACAAACAACCTCAAGTAGTTAAAGCGGTTAAAAACTTATCTCAAGAAGGTTACTTCAACAAGCGTCGTAACGAACAGGATGAGCGTACTGTTCTTATTTTAGTAAACGATGAGCAACGTAAAAAAATCGACGAATTGTTAAATCGTGTTAACGAAACAATCAAAAGCACTGACATTAAACCACAATAATGAAAAAACCACTTCGCTTGAAGTGGTTTTTTTATGTGTTTTTATGTGGCTAGGGGTTAGTTTTAATGCCCACAACATCAATTCTCTCATTGATGTTGAGCCACTTGGAAAGTTCGCTTTATCAATCTTTTTTTACCCCTGTTTAATGTCTATCTTCCCCGTAATATAGGTAATATATTTAAAGGTTAGCTTAAATATTTTTAATAAACGTTTCAAAATCTACTAAAAACTTTTCTATCTCTTCGATATGCGGGGCATGCCCAGAGTGTTTATATTCTTTATAGTCAATGTGGCGCGCATTAACATCTGGTCTTTGCGCTGGATTATTTCTAAAAGGATCAAAAGCACCCTCAATCACCAAAGCGGGTACTGTGAACTTATTCACATATTCCTTTTGATATTCTTGATACGTGTGTAATGCCCGTGTGGCCACTGCCATATCATTTTCTGTTTCATAACTATATATCCGTTGTTGTTGATACCATTTCAATGCCGCTTTCTTATTATGATAAATATAAGGAAAGAGCACGAGTGTGGCTTCTAAACGTGTAAAACCTTTCGTCATTTCACGATGTTCATTCATAAGATGTGCCATCCCATTTACGATATTATTGTCGTATGCACCAATTAATGTCAGTGATTGAACATAATCTGAGGCTTCACACGCTAAAAGTGATGCGATAATCCCTCCCATACCATGTCCTAAAAAGTGTGCTTTTTTTATCTGAAGATGATCTAATAGTGATACCAAATCTTGTAAATGGTTGCTCATTTCATAATGGTTCGGTTTAGAGGACCTTCCATGCCCTCTCAAATCATAACAGATTAATGTGAAGTGTGGCTTTAATCTCTCGGCAAGCGCATCAAAACTCGCAATATTTCCATACAAATCATGTATCAGTACTAATGGTACACCTTGGCCCATTTTTTTCAAATGTATTCTACGTCGATCTTTGGTCGTGAAGTCTCCCAATATTCTCTCCCCTTCAAAAGTACAGGTAGTTCATCTATACCCTTATCATCATAAATATAACATTGCAAAATTATATTTCGTAAAATAATCTTATTCATTAAATATAAAAGAGAAGTGAAGATTAAATTTTCTTCACTTCTCTCAGTATATTTTTCAAATTATCCTTGCTTTTTAGAGGAGAGTTCAATCGTGTAAAAAATTATAAGTACTAAAATCATAATCCATATTGCAATCGAAATCAGTTGTGCCGCTTGTGGATCACGAATTAAAATATCAATTGTTTTTTGCACTAATAATAGGCCAACACCCGTATATTCTAAGCGTTTGCGGTAAAGGCCCCAAAAAGTAAAAAAGAGACCGAACAAAGCAATTATCATGTGAGTGTAGGTCGTTACAATATGAATACCTAAGGTGATATCAAAAGTATTCATTGCTATCAAAATCAAGGCAATGACAGCGAGCAATACGCCAATATAACTTTCTAAACGATTTTGATATAGATAACTCTTTCTCATAATACGAGAATAAATTATCACTGAAATCGGTAATAGCACGATAATATACAAAATCGATAAGCCCGTCGCCGCCCCGAACGGAACAAGTTGCTTATCATATAAATATGAAATCAAAATAAAGTTAATAATAAAAAAGACAACCGGATTAAACTGTAAAGTAAACAAATTCTTCTGAATCGTCAATATGATTTCAGCTGTTGATTTTTGTCGATACTCAATATAATCAACACCCTGTTTTTCAGATTTTTGGATGTCTCTTCTTAAATTTTCTTTGACATCATCAATTAACGTCGTCGTGATGCCTTTGTGCGTGAGATAATCTTCAACGTTATCAATCAATGTACGATCGTTTGGTCTCATAATGGCCTCCAAATTTTGTCAATGTGGCTATCTTATACTGAAATGTATCAAATGTAAACCATCATCTATGTATTATGGGCTTTAAAACATAAAAAAGGAGGGACAATAAAATCATAGTGATTTCTGTCCACCCCTTCATCTACCTTTATTGATTTAAAAAGGTCTATTTTTCTAAATCAATGCGATACAATTTAATGTTTTTATCTTTAGGTGATGGTGATGCAAATTGATATGAACGTTTGCCATCAATAATAAAGCCGCTATTTCCTGTCACTTTATTATAGTGCTCACGTGTTACGGCTTTAGCACTTACATTTTTCTTAACCTCTTTATAAGTGGGGCCGTCTGCTTTGTTATAGCTCATTGAAATTCGTGTCACTTTAGCATTCGGAGCTTTAGAATTCGCAGTGACAATCATCATTCCTTTATCAGTATGATACTCATAATATTGTTCTGTACCGAATCCAGCTTCAGTATGAATGCCTTCACCTTTGACACGAATCACGTCTGTCATATTTTGACCGATTTTAACGCCTTCAATAGTTTGATCTC
It contains:
- the mnhF2 gene encoding Na+/H+ antiporter Mnh2 subunit F, whose protein sequence is MISTITEYLLSGALIIFAISLVIVLFRLIKGPTTADRVVAFDAMSAILMSTVGVLSLLFKTFSFLDSVVLIAIISFLSSVTISRFMEGGNVFNGNNKRNH
- a CDS encoding Na+/H+ antiporter subunit E, translating into MRQIALNFMIAILWVLFQDEDSFRFPTFTVGYIIGLVIIYLVHKFFDQEFYPKKIWVSFKFLMTYLYQLFTSTFSIINYVLFKTDKMDPGLVWYETQLDTDWEITFLTILIIITPGSTIIRVNRDPNVFLIHAIDTAAKEKKQLLKNIKKYEELIVEVTK
- a CDS encoding Na+/H+ antiporter subunit D codes for the protein MNDNFLAIPFLLPLIGALLLVILNKQVRLSRMLSLIIVFVSFVSSLVMLIYVVNNEPLKLDFSGWRAPFGIQYVGDALSLLLVTTTHFVVFMIIGFGFGRGEKRASRYYLPSFVLFLTVGVVGSFLTADLFNLYVMFEIMLLASFVLVTLGQSVEQLRASIIYVVLNVIGSWILLIGIGLLYRQLGTLNYTHIAMRIRELDDPTAIHLVSMSFIVAFGSKAALVLFMWLPKAYAVLNTELAALFASLMTKVGAYALIRFYTLIFNQSGAVTEPLFVVLACMTMIIGAVGTVAYKDIKKIAAYQVILSIGFVIFGLGTHTFNGINGAIFYLMNDIVVKALLFFVIGIIVYTTGYRQYRHLKGLARKEPWLGVAFIVVTLAIGGVPPFSGFPGKLFIFIGAIEHQHFIGLTLMIVTSLIGMYSLFRVFFYMYAGNEEKGAELTYHPIRPVRKRIIMIMTGVVLLIGLAAPVIMKATEQATAMNMNVDQYIEMVNPELRGDHS
- the mnhC2 gene encoding Na+/H+ antiporter Mnh2 subunit C, whose product is MNIILLLTIGFLVFIATYMILSKNLIRIVIGIAIYTHAGNLIIMSMGEYTSDKTEPLIVTGHENFVDPLLQAIVLTAIVIGFAITAFLLVLVYRTFKVTKEDEINVLTGGEEDE
- the mnhB2 gene encoding Na+/H+ antiporter Mnh2 subunit B, with the translated sequence MKENDLVLKTVTRIVVFIILTFGFYLFFAGHNNPGGGFIAGLILSSAFILMFLAFNVKQVLEALPIDFRKLMIVGAFVSLGTALAPLFFGKNILYQADAYFKFPYFGEVHLSTITLFEAGITLSVVGVVVTTILSLSGGRS
- a CDS encoding DUF4040 family protein, whose amino-acid sequence is MVILGLMSFLIIIMLVLAVMMKGNTKQWPGFLALMAPVASAVVFLYHIPKVLNHHYLSYTLKWLPTYDINFDFRLDGLSLFFSLLISIIGVAVFFYATQYLSHKYDDLPRFYIYLVLFMFSMLGIVLANNTIILYIFWELTSVSSFLLISYWYDKTDSQRGAMTSFVVTVFGGLAMLVGFIMLYVVTGTNTITKQIAQSHEIAAHPLFIPIVLMFLLGAFTKSAQWPFHFWLPRAMAAPTPVSAYLHSATMVKAGIFLLLRFTPILGQSQFYIYMVTMIGLITMIYGSITAIRQYDLKGILAYSTISQLGMIMSMVGLGGGIATATNSAVIEANAYILFAAIFHLLNHALFKGALFMGVGLIDHETGTRDIRKLGGLKKALPITMTVMILASLAMAGVPLLNGFISKEMFFEGLVNAHKLQGFNVLMTVIVSFIGFVASIFTFIYSGYMIKQTFFGEFKINKSLHEPKLFIAPAAVMAICLPLIFIMPKVVGDTILKGAFENIVASNELASYAPHLSQWHGITLPLMMSVTVIVLGIIGVLFVDWTRFTQVKEKSWSSVNLFHGSYKSMEEYSGIGLRSLMNNRLNSYLIVTLMIYFIINVYGLIRVGIPEMYKIDVTDYHIFHVLLLVTVIVIGFALIFIRQRLTMVILTGGIGYAVALFFILMRAPDLALTQLVTETITTVLFIVSFSRLPNIPRGSFNMKKESVKIVVSLLTAFLVVGFVFMIQQASALETISVFYHDAYEKSGGKNVVNAILGDFRALDTMAEGLVLIIAGLGIYTLLNFRDRRGQDERE
- a CDS encoding tyrosine-type recombinase/integrase; protein product: MNFVDPIRDKTDIHKMYVYLQSQSMRDYLLFKFAIHTGVKLNELLNLKVEDVLNPQHEVVHVWVTSTSQDIRVIIPEKLRGELIGYIREGRLTDTSLLFQSKRTKNGLSRQQAYRIINAAATKVGIEHIGLTTLRKTFAYHTYRSGVSISIIQKYLGHQTSYETMKFIGITKKEINTTIALNL
- the sroA gene encoding sigS mRNA-stabilizing protein SroA → MNNLNLTLILTQTTLSPEGKATKSTRRFNQIKSTATDQELLSFAKAIEALSGEHYDSIESVKTEQIG
- a CDS encoding DUF2922 domain-containing protein, yielding MNTKTLEITFENALQKPVKLTIPKLASTITRELVEVQADKIVKLNILMYNGVPVTKVKSAQLIDRTVTVLF
- a CDS encoding DMT family transporter, giving the protein MILLLLLLTLCAGAVIPLQTSINARLHHFTHSSFYTSAISFLVGSLTLAIVILCFQPHYFTPHTLSTFQLDYRWVIGGLMGVIFLTGNLLLLPRIGASLTVVTTLSGQLIMSLLIDTFGWFHLPMRPLTIVKILGLILLFTGIILMNLTSKQATNQIHNRIWLIVGVLFGAAPPIQTAINSSLGQLTHSSLFAAFVSFTVGTATLFLLTIIFHRRFKIYKRDTTSRPLRWWYFTGGMLGAIFVTTNIIVAPILGITVSLIIVMLGQIIMGLCIDHFGWLNAPKQAIHLKRILGLLCVIVAIFIIQLN